The following are from one region of the Synechococcus sp. CBW1108 genome:
- a CDS encoding helix-turn-helix domain-containing protein, whose translation MPPLVLSEEEVQHLQALAHSRSLPHSIVQRAQIVLACGAGESNTAIAKRMGLTGMTVGKWRKRYRDLGLEGLHDELRPGRPRTYEDDKVAEVINRALQTKPADGSTQWSARSLAAATGISKTTVHRWLQIFSVQPHRQKSHRCAEAFGYLCHESNVHHEH comes from the coding sequence ATGCCTCCGCTGGTTCTCAGCGAAGAAGAGGTTCAGCATTTGCAGGCCCTTGCCCATTCCCGATCCCTGCCGCATTCGATCGTTCAACGCGCCCAGATCGTGCTGGCCTGCGGCGCCGGTGAAAGCAACACCGCTATCGCCAAGCGAATGGGCCTGACGGGGATGACCGTCGGCAAGTGGCGCAAGCGCTACCGGGATCTCGGTCTGGAAGGGCTGCACGACGAGCTCCGCCCCGGCCGGCCGCGCACCTACGAGGACGACAAGGTTGCCGAGGTTATCAACCGAGCCCTGCAGACCAAACCCGCCGATGGCAGCACCCAGTGGTCAGCGCGTTCTCTCGCAGCCGCTACAGGAATTTCAAAAACCACCGTTCACCGCTGGCTGCAAATCTTCTCGGTCCAGCCGCACCGGCAGAAATCTCACCGCTGCGCGGAAGCCTTCGGCTACTTGTGCCACGAGTCAAACGTTCACCATGAACACTGA